In Mytilus trossulus isolate FHL-02 chromosome 6, PNRI_Mtr1.1.1.hap1, whole genome shotgun sequence, a single window of DNA contains:
- the LOC134721815 gene encoding uncharacterized protein LOC134721815, with protein MTETSTDTPKNKETDKVIKQLSAKINKEPKNAGHFLKRAQQYFKKEEYEKCFNDAKHALDLDESLVDAAVLGGEAATKCGKFQGAHSIFSIGLKQNKKDENLIQGLKKLQRAIVNSYDTEDTTEQGYNAVDLCTQSPYPGDDQLLNLEKEILDRRHDIREVSRLPKKEIDPDLRQRAAQAAMAGHKSMIAGKFPDALESFTYAVDIETDNIILRRLRAEVFFINQDPVSAMKDLMHIQKPERTADAWKLGGKLLMEFKLPVLAEFWLRKASELAKSKDEETAICFQKVRAHRLYDPLTKDMPVTVDFTMYGKAVFAVKDIKAGDIVFSDAPIVTTPYVADDKKQVVKGCNHCGTSLMTARDYFKEKLDNMDATAKEVVENNWPVTKPVVCSECKLVTYCSNICKNTAWERHHELLCPSRSKATKKLYDIDQNKGWGTDVDGTWKELWSGHFSAYILAKIWANIAADVKLWMKQDGKDVPEMMHWAKAKAPFRKFIAFGVGSAAKDMPYVLKIMNDIFRDCGDGIKMDITEQELNGRYYQAACNLQIYSDPVTPYHKFYDNLSNFNPEDPKALSILKYLDDKIPSASFSGMFPLHACLNHSCMNNVEVSDGEVNGVPGVSVRAKTDIKEGEELTTTYIDTTMPRRLRRAWMYKSFNFWCQCPRCQFEGDDAYSCTNCKKRAGDAPFKGCGKCHRGWYCSSECQKINWKEGHKLVCGVAHSKADYS; from the exons ATGACAGAAACGAGTACGGATACTCCAAAGAACAAAGAAACCGATAAAGTCATAAAGCAGCTCTCagctaaaataaataaagaaccAAAGAATGcaggacattttttaaaaagagcgCAGCAATATTTCAAGAAAGaggaatatgaaaaatgtttcaATGATGCTAAACATGCTTTAGATCTAGATGAATCCTTGGTTGATGCAGCTGTTCTTGGTGGTGAAGCAGCTACAAAATGTGGGAAGTTCCAGGGAGCACATAGCATCTTTTCTATCggtttgaaacaaaacaaaaaagatgaaAACCTAATACAAGGACTGAAAAAGTTACAAAGAGCAATCGTGAACTCTTACGATACAGAGGACACAACAGAACAGGGATACAATGCCGTGGACCTCTGCACACAGAGTCCGTATCCGGGTGACGACCAATTATTGAATTTAGAGAAAGAGATTCTGGACAGAAGGCATGACATTCGGGAAGTTTCTAGATTACCGAAGAAAGAAATAGATCCAGATCTTAGACAAAGGGCAGCACAAGCCGCAATGGCTGGTCACAAAAGTATGATCGCAGGAAAATTTCCCGATGCTCTGGAAAGTTTTACATATGCAGTGGACATTGAGACAGACAATATCATACTCAGACGTCTCCGAGCTGAGGTATTCTTTATCAACCAGGACCCAGTCAGCGCCATGAAAGATTTAATGCATATACAGAAACCAGAGCGAACAGCTGATGCTTGGAAATTAGGAG GAAAACTACTAATGGAGTTCAAACTTCCGGTGTTGGCTGAATTTTGGCTGAGAAAAGCATCTGAGCTGGCGAAAAGTAAAGACGAAGAAACCGCCATTTGTTTTCAGAAAGTGCGAGCTCATCGTTTGTATGACCCTTTGACCAAAGACATGCCAGTCACTGTGGATTTTACAATGTATGGAAAAGCAGTATTTGCTGTCAAAGATATTAAAGCAGGTGACATTGTATTTTCGGATGCTCCAATTGTAACGACGCCATACGTAGCAGACGACAAAAAGCAGGTTGTGAAAGGCTGCAACCACTGTGGTACGTCACTAATGACTGCACGTGactatttcaaagaaaaactgGACAATATGGATGCAACAGCAAAAGAAGTCGTTGAAAATAATTGGCCCGTAACCAAACCAGTCGTCTGTTCAGAATGTAAACTTGTTACATATTGCagcaatatttgtaaaaatacagCTTGGGAAAGGCACCACGAACTGCTTTGCCCTTCAAGATCGAAAGCAACAAAGAAGTTATATGACATCGACCAAAACAAGGGATGGGGAACTGATGTAGATGGAACATGGAAAGAATTGTGGTCTGGGCACTTTTCCGCGTACATATTGGCCAAGATCTGGGCAAACATTGCAGCAGACGTCAAATTGTGGATGAAACAGGATGGAAAGGATGTACCAGAAATGATGCACTGGGCTAAAGCCAAAGCTCCCTTCAGGAA GTTCATTGCATTTGGAGTTGGTTCAGCTGCCAAAGATATGCCTTACGTATTAAAGATAATGAACGACATATTTCGTGACTGTGGAGACGGAATAAAGATGGACATAACAGAACAAGAATTAAATGGCAGGTATTACCAAGCTGCCTGCAATCTTCAGATTTATTCAGATCCCGTCACACCGTATCACAAATTCTATGACaatctatcaaattttaatcctgAAGATCCGAAGGCGTTATCGATTTTGAAATATCTGGACGACAAAATTCCGAGTGCGTCGTTCTCGGGAATGTTTCCACTGCACGCATGTCTAAATCACTCATGTATGAACAATGTGGAAGTTAGCGATGGCGAAGTAAACGGAGTTCCAGGTGTGTCCGTCAGAGCTAAAACTGATATCAAAGAAGGCGAGGAACTGACAACAACTTACATTGATACTACCATGCCAAGAAGACTAAGACGTGCTTGGATGTACAAATCATTCAATTTCTGGTGTCAATGTCCACGTTGTCAGTTCGAGGGAGACGATGCGTACTCCTGTACAAATTGTAAGAAGAGAGCAGGCGATGCACCTTTTAAAGGGTGTGGTAAATGTCACCGTGGATGGTACTGTTCTTCAGAATGTCAGAAGATAAACTGGAAGGAAGGACACAAATTAGTTTGTGGTGTGGCTCATTCCAAAGCAGATTATAGTTGA
- the LOC134721816 gene encoding NEDD8-activating enzyme E1 regulatory subunit-like isoform X1, with translation MADTKKVVIDKKNKYDRQLRLWGDHGQSALESACVCLVNVSAVGTEILKNMILPGVGSFTIVDGNKVSGEDVGNNFFLTKDNIGESRAKAATELLSELNDDVSGDFVEESAEKLIRANPDFFSRFTLVIATNLCERELLELDSLLSKRNIPLLVCRSYGFIGYMRIVIKEHTVIESHPDSAHEDLRLDHPFPRLIEYCNSLDLESMDQKEHSHTPWIVIVYKYLQKWKESHDGNAPKNYKEKLLFKEFIKQGIRSNKEGFPLDEENFDEAVKSVNTALVPSSMPSEVRKLFEDPCCSNLDTESSSFWILVRAVKEFVDNEGKDLLPLRGTIPDMTADSKRYIQLQHVYHGQADDDVAVVTEKVRKIEQSIAKEEPVNTLNMPPPNYESCISDHDIKLFCKNAAFLRIFRSRSLAEEYNNKTANLQEIAQHLGDEDNDDDFVFYVLLRGVDKFYEEYNRYPGVYEDQIEADVLMLKTSVQKILHDWGLNPTSIKDDYIHEICRYGAAELHTISSFIGGAAAQEAIKIITKQFVPFNNTYIYNAMKQSSLTVQL, from the exons ATGGCAGACACCAAAAAAGTTGTTAtcgacaagaaaaataaatatgatagacAGTTGAG attATGGGGAGACCATGGACAGTCTGCCTTAGAGTCAGCATGTGTCTGTTTGGTCAATGTATCAGCTGTAGGGACAGAAATtcttaaaaatatgatattacCAG gtGTTGGATCATTCACGATTGTAGATGGAAACAAAGTTAGTGGAGAGGATGTAGGAAATAA TTTTTTCCTGACAAAAGACAATATTGGCGAG tCTAGAGCTAAAGCAGCTACAGAGTTACTGAGTGAATTGAATGATGATGTCAGTGGAGATTTCGTTGAAGAG aGTGCCGAAAAACTGATCAGAGCAAATCCAGATTTTTTCTCAAGATTCACATTGGTGATAGCaacaaatttatgtgaaag AGAGTTATTAGAGTTAGACTCCTTGTTATCTAAGAGGAACATCCCACTATTAGTATGTAGAAGTTATGGATTCATTGGTTATATGAGAATAGTCATCAAAGAACACACAG tgatAGAATCACACCCAGACAGTGCTCATGAAGATTTAAGATTAGATCATCCGTTTCCACGCCTTATAGAGTATTGTAATTCTTTAGATCTGGAATCCATGGATCAAAAG gagCATTCACACACACCATGGATAGTaatagtttataaatatttacagaaatggaAAGAATCG CATGATGGGAATGCACCAaagaattataaagaaaaattactGTTCAAGGAATTTATTAAACAAG gtaTAAGGTCGAATAAAGAAGGGTTTCCATTGGATGAAGAGAATTTTGATGAAGCAGTAAAGAGTGTTAACACAGCTTTGGTACCCAGCAGT ATGCCAAGTGAAGTGAGAAAGTTGTTTGAAGATCCATGTTGTAGTAACTTAGATACTGAG AGTTCATCTTTCTGGATTCTAGTGAGAGCAGTCAAAGAATTTGTAGATAATGAAGGAAAAG ATTTATTACCTCTGCGTGGAACAATCCCTGATATGACCGCTGACTCCAAGCGATATATACAGTTACAGCATGTATATCATGGCCAGGCAGACGATGATGTTGCCGTAGTGACAGAGAAAGTTCGTAAAATAGAACAGAGCATTGCAAAG GAGGAACCGGTCAACACATTAAATATGCCACCACCAAATTAT GAAAGCTGCATATCAGATCATGATATCAAACTATTtt GTAAAAATGCTGcatttttaagaatatttagaTCGAGAAGTTTAGCAGAGgaatacaataacaaaacagCAAATCTACAAGAAATAG ctcAACATTTAGGAGATGAAGACAATGATGACGACTTTGTATTCTATGTATTATTGAGAGGCGTAGATAAGTTTTACGAGGAATATAATAGATATCCTGGTGTATACGAAGACCAAATAGAAGCTGATGTCCTTATGTTAAAG ACATCAGTACAAAAGATATTACATGACTGGGGATTAAATCCTACATCAATCAAGGATGATTATATACATGAGAT aTGTCGGTACGGAGCAGCGGAACTACACACAATATCATCTTTCATAGGAGGGGCTGCAGCACAAGAAGCTATTAAAATAATCACAAAACAATTTGTCCCAtttaataatacatatatttataatgctATGAAACAGTCATCATTAACTGTACagctttga
- the LOC134721816 gene encoding NEDD8-activating enzyme E1 regulatory subunit-like isoform X2, translating into MADTKKVVIDKKNKYDRQLRLWGDHGQSALESACVCLVNVSAVGTEILKNMILPGVGSFTIVDGNKVSGEDVGNNFFLTKDNIGESRAKAATELLSELNDDVSGDFVEESAEKLIRANPDFFSRFTLVIATNLCERELLELDSLLSKRNIPLLVCRSYGFIGYMRIVIKEHTVIESHPDSAHEDLRLDHPFPRLIEYCNSLDLESMDQKEHSHTPWIVIVYKYLQKWKESHDGNAPKNYKEKLLFKEFIKQGIRSNKEGFPLDEENFDEAVKSVNTALVPSSMPSEVRKLFEDPCCSNLDTESSSFWILVRAVKEFVDNEGKDLLPLRGTIPDMTADSKRYIQLQHVYHGQADDDVAVVTEKVRKIEQSIAKESCISDHDIKLFCKNAAFLRIFRSRSLAEEYNNKTANLQEIAQHLGDEDNDDDFVFYVLLRGVDKFYEEYNRYPGVYEDQIEADVLMLKTSVQKILHDWGLNPTSIKDDYIHEICRYGAAELHTISSFIGGAAAQEAIKIITKQFVPFNNTYIYNAMKQSSLTVQL; encoded by the exons ATGGCAGACACCAAAAAAGTTGTTAtcgacaagaaaaataaatatgatagacAGTTGAG attATGGGGAGACCATGGACAGTCTGCCTTAGAGTCAGCATGTGTCTGTTTGGTCAATGTATCAGCTGTAGGGACAGAAATtcttaaaaatatgatattacCAG gtGTTGGATCATTCACGATTGTAGATGGAAACAAAGTTAGTGGAGAGGATGTAGGAAATAA TTTTTTCCTGACAAAAGACAATATTGGCGAG tCTAGAGCTAAAGCAGCTACAGAGTTACTGAGTGAATTGAATGATGATGTCAGTGGAGATTTCGTTGAAGAG aGTGCCGAAAAACTGATCAGAGCAAATCCAGATTTTTTCTCAAGATTCACATTGGTGATAGCaacaaatttatgtgaaag AGAGTTATTAGAGTTAGACTCCTTGTTATCTAAGAGGAACATCCCACTATTAGTATGTAGAAGTTATGGATTCATTGGTTATATGAGAATAGTCATCAAAGAACACACAG tgatAGAATCACACCCAGACAGTGCTCATGAAGATTTAAGATTAGATCATCCGTTTCCACGCCTTATAGAGTATTGTAATTCTTTAGATCTGGAATCCATGGATCAAAAG gagCATTCACACACACCATGGATAGTaatagtttataaatatttacagaaatggaAAGAATCG CATGATGGGAATGCACCAaagaattataaagaaaaattactGTTCAAGGAATTTATTAAACAAG gtaTAAGGTCGAATAAAGAAGGGTTTCCATTGGATGAAGAGAATTTTGATGAAGCAGTAAAGAGTGTTAACACAGCTTTGGTACCCAGCAGT ATGCCAAGTGAAGTGAGAAAGTTGTTTGAAGATCCATGTTGTAGTAACTTAGATACTGAG AGTTCATCTTTCTGGATTCTAGTGAGAGCAGTCAAAGAATTTGTAGATAATGAAGGAAAAG ATTTATTACCTCTGCGTGGAACAATCCCTGATATGACCGCTGACTCCAAGCGATATATACAGTTACAGCATGTATATCATGGCCAGGCAGACGATGATGTTGCCGTAGTGACAGAGAAAGTTCGTAAAATAGAACAGAGCATTGCAAAG GAAAGCTGCATATCAGATCATGATATCAAACTATTtt GTAAAAATGCTGcatttttaagaatatttagaTCGAGAAGTTTAGCAGAGgaatacaataacaaaacagCAAATCTACAAGAAATAG ctcAACATTTAGGAGATGAAGACAATGATGACGACTTTGTATTCTATGTATTATTGAGAGGCGTAGATAAGTTTTACGAGGAATATAATAGATATCCTGGTGTATACGAAGACCAAATAGAAGCTGATGTCCTTATGTTAAAG ACATCAGTACAAAAGATATTACATGACTGGGGATTAAATCCTACATCAATCAAGGATGATTATATACATGAGAT aTGTCGGTACGGAGCAGCGGAACTACACACAATATCATCTTTCATAGGAGGGGCTGCAGCACAAGAAGCTATTAAAATAATCACAAAACAATTTGTCCCAtttaataatacatatatttataatgctATGAAACAGTCATCATTAACTGTACagctttga